In a genomic window of Bradyrhizobium ontarionense:
- a CDS encoding branched-chain amino acid ABC transporter permease, producing MPKFVSSRLFWIGLVTVIVALVLPTYVSGYVLGLLTVAYYTAVFAMSWDLLFGFAGEVNFGPTFLIGVGAYTAGILDAHFSPGLSIWLCIAAGALAAVVGGVVLALPALRVSGPYFGLTTLVAVLMLQNFIVVAAGLTGGEIGLAVPDVISIDAKTNYWIALGFMLVSGAILFGLSRSAIGLILQASGQDKIQAGALGFNVTKHKLAAFVVSAFFSGLAGALMVFYMGTASVSTFVDVGVGVQIIIAAVLGGRRTVIGAAIGAIFLIGMGELLRPLGELATLIVSVIALVVILFFPDGFLGMIRGGAKA from the coding sequence ATGCCGAAATTCGTATCGTCCCGGCTGTTCTGGATCGGCCTCGTCACCGTCATCGTCGCCCTGGTGCTGCCGACCTATGTCTCGGGCTACGTCCTCGGACTGCTGACGGTCGCGTACTACACGGCCGTGTTCGCGATGTCCTGGGACCTGCTGTTCGGCTTCGCCGGCGAGGTCAATTTCGGGCCAACCTTCCTGATCGGCGTCGGCGCCTACACGGCCGGCATTCTCGATGCGCATTTTTCGCCGGGACTGTCGATCTGGCTGTGCATCGCCGCCGGCGCGCTGGCGGCCGTCGTCGGCGGCGTCGTGCTCGCGTTGCCGGCGCTGCGCGTCAGCGGGCCGTATTTCGGCCTCACCACGCTCGTGGCCGTTCTGATGCTGCAGAACTTCATCGTCGTCGCGGCCGGGCTGACCGGCGGCGAGATCGGCCTCGCGGTGCCTGACGTCATCTCGATCGATGCTAAGACCAACTACTGGATCGCGCTCGGCTTCATGCTGGTCAGCGGCGCGATCCTCTTTGGCCTGTCGCGCAGCGCCATCGGCCTGATCCTGCAGGCGAGCGGGCAGGACAAGATCCAGGCCGGCGCGCTCGGCTTCAACGTCACCAAGCACAAGCTCGCCGCCTTCGTCGTCAGCGCATTCTTCTCGGGGCTCGCCGGCGCGCTGATGGTGTTCTACATGGGCACGGCGTCGGTCTCGACCTTCGTCGATGTCGGCGTCGGCGTGCAGATCATCATCGCCGCCGTGCTCGGCGGCCGGCGCACCGTGATCGGCGCCGCCATCGGCGCGATCTTCCTGATCGGCATGGGCGAGCTGCTGCGGCCGCTCGGCGAGCTCGCCACCCTGATCGTCTCGGTGATCGCGCTCGTGGTCATCCTGTTCTTCCCCGATGGATTCCTCGGCATGATCAGGGGAGG